Within the Eucalyptus grandis isolate ANBG69807.140 chromosome 1, ASM1654582v1, whole genome shotgun sequence genome, the region caaaagagaactTACCTCCAAAGCAAATTGGTGTTGAGCCACATCAGTCTTATTAAATGCCAACACCATAGGCAACCTGGTTTTGTAGAGGATACTACAAGCATAGAGCATATTGCTCATAAAAGTAACAGGACTTTCTGATCGAGGTGTGTCAACTACATAAGCAATAACAGTAGGAAAGGTGGAAGCAAATGCTTCTGTTATAATGGCTCCTGAAGCAGACCAcgtgaaaatctcaatttgaCCTGGAGTGTCCACTAGAACATAATCAAGCTGATCTGCTCGCTTCTCAATAACCGATACGACCTGGTATTTGGATAAAGAAGACACGAGATCATTATTATCATAAAGAAAaactggaaaagaagaagaagaagaagctcgtgACAATGGCAACCCGATATAACACAACTAATGGAAAGTTGTACAAGGCAAACACGGTCTACATTTACTTATTTTCCTAAGTTTTACCTCATCAAACTTTGTGGCAAAAAGGTTAAGTGATGTGAGAATGCCGCCATTAGGCCCAAGATTGAACTGCTTCATCACTTCTTTATACTTAACGGTGTCTCTTATATCGATATTGGCACCAAATGGGAGGGTCATTATTGCAGGATCAAGGTTAATGACATAACCCCGGATATTCGAGGCTTGCGTGTGGCAAACAAGCCTGTGCAGAAACGTCGTTTTTCCGCTGCCTACACGATTTATATCATCAATAAGGTACTCGCTAGAAACAAGAGAACAAAATTTACAATTTCACTAACTTGAGGCAGCCGACTTTAAAAAAACTCACCTGCCATGCCGATAACAATGATGATGACAGGCTTTCTCTTGAATGGCATTCCTAGCTGCCCAGGCGACGACTCCGCAATGTTCAACTTCTCCAGCGACTCATTAagttcctccttttcttttcccttcgtCTTCAAACAGCATCGAAAGTAACATGAGGACACATCAAGCCAAAGAAAAACCGCATAAGCTTAACAATCGAGACGGAGAAGAATCGCCCACCTCCACGCCCGAAGAGTCTAGGGTGTCCATTGGCACCGAAGCGCCTTCATCAGCAGACTTGATGTCCATACCCTGAGCACCGGAATCGACATCCATTATCCGAAACCTCGCGCCGACCTAGCTCCGGAGAAAACGCCGCTCCGCTCCGCTCTGCTCTGCTCCCCAGTCAACTGATCAAGAACAAAAACGAACACTCGGTCATTGGAAGCAGCTCGAGAACCTACCAAAGCGTCGCTCCCGACGCTAATCAAAAACCTAGACACATCGTCCCTCCTACTACTAAACTCCGCGATTCCAGAAACAACCCCATTACAAGCTTCGCCCCCGTACAAGAGCTCAAGAAAAAGACGACCGTCGCAGGGATTAGGTTTCCGTCAAACCGTGCGCTCCTATCGGCGGACGGAACACCGAGAGCCGAGGACCAAACAACGGAGGCGACTACTCAGCCTCGCTCCGGCGCGGCGGAATttaaccgccgccgccgccccgccgccgccgccgcgccagGGGAGGGGGAACGCGAAGCGCGCgaggagagaaggagggagggggGAAGCTTACTCGGACCGTTCGTCGCCGAAATCGCAGGTCCACCTCCTTCGAGCGAGAGAGCGGGAGGGTTTTGGCAAAACGTTTGTTTCAGGGAGGTTCTACTGACCGAGCATCCGAGACTGGAAAAGCCTTTATGATGCCCCGGCGGTGGCGGCATAGCCCGAAAAGCCCGCCCGACCGGCCCGCAAATTTTTGGCCGAAATGGACTATTCGTtccacgaaaaataaataattaaaaaatgcttttttaaaaaaaaactgattatATCTTTAACAGAAATAAATGAATACAAAATACTTTTTCtcatctatgaaaatatttgaagtgcatttattttgtaGAAGATGAATAAATGACTATCTTGAAGTGTTATAAAGGGGGCAAAAGAAATTACTATGGatctttttaacatttttctttcaaaatttcttgATTCTGTAGTatgatttgcttcttctttttaatgtttCACATCCACTTGACCTTGCATGAGAAGTCCTTATTGATGTGTCAATGCTTGTATGGTTGAAAGCTATTAAAATCTATTATTCTTCCAATTTATTCTTGTAATCATATTTCACGTGTAAAAAGAATTCTGGATCAGCCGCATGAGATAAGACGATTACATATTAGCTAATAAAACGACAAAAACATTATACCCATCTTGAGAATT harbors:
- the LOC104425362 gene encoding GPN-loop GTPase QQT2 codes for the protein MDVDSGAQGMDIKSADEGASVPMDTLDSSGVETKGKEKEELNESLEKLNIAESSPGQLGMPFKRKPVIIIVIGMAGSGKTTFLHRLVCHTQASNIRGYVINLDPAIMTLPFGANIDIRDTVKYKEVMKQFNLGPNGGILTSLNLFATKFDEVVSVIEKRADQLDYVLVDTPGQIEIFTWSASGAIITEAFASTFPTVIAYVVDTPRSESPVTFMSNMLYACSILYKTRLPMVLAFNKTDVAQHQFALEWMEDFEVFQTALDSDHSYTSTLTRSLSLVLDEFYKNLKSVGVSAISGAGMAEFFKTIEASAEEYMENYKAELDKRRAEKQRLEEERRRQNMEKLRKDMEKTGGETVVLSTGLKDKEGKNKDLMDEENEDEEEEDVDGFERFSEEDEDIIDEDDEEVGRFSF